In one Thermincola ferriacetica genomic region, the following are encoded:
- a CDS encoding UbiD family decarboxylase has product MHTNLRSFIKMLQRENQIIEINAEVDPYLELAEIHRRVIEDEGPALLFTNVKGSQFPVVTNLFGTRERVEMAIGPRPEAIVKKITQAMDKLLPPKLSNLWQERDWLFSIAKSGLRRVSPAKAPVLQVRQPRVNLKELPVLTSWQGDGGPFVTLPLVYTEHPVTREHNLGMYRIQIFSENQTGMHWQIHKGGGFHYHEAEKRGQALPVTLFLGGPPALVIAAITALPESLPELIYASFLMGEKLNMAEIDGHPHPIIAEAEFAVCGEVPPFERKPEGPFGDHYGYYSLVHEFPVFNVKQVYHRKDAIYPATVVGKPRQEDYFIGEWMQDLLAPIFPLIMPGVRALWTYAEAGFHTLAGAVVRESYHREALAHAFRILGEGQLSLTKVLMITDVPVDLKKFHVFLESVLARFNPARDLFIINNTAMDTLDYTGRKFNQGSKAIMLGLGDPVRDLPGEYTGGPIAGIDKIKPYCRGCLMISGSAYSAAPELARQVVEHGREQLQEWPLVILVDDADALKDQTGFLWTVFTRFDPAWDIYAAYEVGHNKIIYSGPIVIDARMKPDYPDELIPREDIVRQVSQRWKELFGKKQ; this is encoded by the coding sequence ATGCATACAAACCTGAGAAGTTTTATCAAGATGCTGCAGAGAGAAAACCAGATAATCGAGATTAATGCTGAGGTGGACCCCTATCTGGAACTGGCGGAAATTCACCGGCGGGTAATTGAAGATGAAGGGCCGGCCCTGCTGTTTACCAATGTTAAAGGGAGCCAGTTTCCTGTGGTCACAAATTTATTCGGCACCCGGGAAAGGGTAGAGATGGCCATAGGACCGAGGCCGGAAGCGATTGTTAAAAAAATTACCCAGGCGATGGACAAACTTTTGCCGCCCAAATTATCCAACCTCTGGCAGGAAAGGGACTGGCTCTTCAGCATTGCCAAAAGCGGCCTGCGCCGCGTAAGCCCTGCCAAAGCGCCTGTGCTCCAGGTGCGGCAGCCGAGAGTAAATTTGAAAGAGCTGCCTGTCCTGACTAGCTGGCAGGGGGATGGCGGGCCTTTTGTCACTTTGCCGCTGGTTTATACGGAACACCCGGTAACCAGGGAGCATAATCTGGGCATGTACCGGATTCAGATATTTTCGGAAAACCAGACGGGTATGCACTGGCAGATTCATAAGGGCGGCGGTTTTCATTACCACGAGGCGGAAAAAAGGGGACAGGCCCTGCCTGTAACCCTTTTCCTTGGCGGCCCACCGGCGCTGGTCATCGCGGCCATTACCGCTTTGCCTGAATCATTGCCGGAATTGATATATGCGTCCTTTTTAATGGGGGAAAAATTGAACATGGCAGAAATAGACGGGCACCCGCATCCTATAATTGCCGAGGCCGAGTTCGCTGTTTGCGGGGAAGTGCCCCCGTTTGAAAGAAAGCCGGAAGGACCCTTTGGGGACCATTACGGGTATTATTCGCTGGTTCACGAGTTTCCGGTGTTTAACGTCAAACAGGTTTATCACCGCAAAGACGCTATTTATCCGGCCACGGTAGTGGGTAAGCCCCGCCAGGAGGATTATTTCATTGGGGAATGGATGCAGGATCTGCTGGCACCGATATTTCCCCTGATTATGCCCGGCGTCAGGGCCTTGTGGACTTATGCTGAAGCAGGGTTCCATACCCTGGCCGGGGCTGTGGTCAGGGAAAGCTACCACCGGGAAGCATTGGCCCATGCCTTTAGAATACTGGGGGAGGGGCAACTGTCCCTGACCAAGGTCCTCATGATTACTGACGTCCCGGTTGATTTGAAGAAGTTCCACGTATTTCTGGAAAGTGTGCTGGCGCGGTTCAATCCGGCCAGGGACCTGTTCATTATCAATAATACGGCTATGGATACCCTTGATTACACCGGGCGCAAGTTTAACCAGGGCAGCAAGGCCATTATGCTGGGCCTGGGGGACCCGGTGCGTGACCTGCCGGGAGAGTATACCGGCGGCCCGATTGCCGGCATTGATAAAATCAAACCTTACTGCCGTGGCTGCCTGATGATTTCCGGCTCTGCTTATTCCGCAGCGCCGGAGTTGGCCCGCCAGGTTGTGGAACACGGCCGGGAGCAATTGCAAGAATGGCCGCTGGTAATTTTGGTCGACGATGCCGATGCCCTGAAAGATCAGACCGGTTTTCTCTGGACCGTATTTACCCGTTTTGACCCGGCCTGGGATATTTATGCAGCCTATGAGGTTGGGCACAACAAAATTATTTACAGCGGTCCAATTGTGATAGATGCCCGGATGAAACCGGATTACCCCGATGAGTTGATTCCCAGGGAAGATATAGTGCGGCAGGTGTCCCAGAGGTGGAAGGAGTTGTTTGGGAAAAAACAGTAG
- the cas8b gene encoding type I-B CRISPR-associated protein Cas8b/Csh1 — protein sequence MMLAAIRDIGNLANKFSRGTFLENLTIELPDEIEGKKQHVVLLDFSTEKPFLQIKIAEVTPGLTEKEYLWIGNADGNSPQWYLTTNNLAFVLSQTLPNIINIMHEDTLLYQKAKQVLQIYFFDTNVTVGAEQRYRYVFNLDLLVGYEGDKLADILALPKNQKKKVEVIEKNFKKWLKQNYSISGKEICLYVILFDGMAGARFSEYMQKVEEIKVGELFDKKRGICTVCGKEELITGNTSRMKFKYYITDKVGFASNLNKEAFHKHYSFCQECYKSVLLAETFIRNNFSSRLGKLDLYIIPGFLKSPLLTSTRFYNWVKYVPDSLNFLKGLSAINELEGQIDEYIKNREFDNELIFNLLFYQRNKAELKILKMVKDVPPTRFREIALAFLEVNRSSNKVFPAISSQLALDLNRIYYLIPLQQGENKQGENKHEYRKFLTFIEAIFEGRRVQPAFLIKQYLELFKVYAFSKENFNVEPGDSRFWDIEMAKAGLKVNYLNCFLKKVGVLKMTEPIEVEGLRKDENEFIKSMGYNIQQASLFLLGYLMAEVANAQYNSNLNSKPILNKIVYQGMSSRRVVALANEVFNKLRQYKRLDINNEKYFSVMKQLLDHELANWTLSDKENVFYLLSGYSYLTGKVINAGIQKEKGGKDGNERVDQKQ from the coding sequence ATGATGTTAGCTGCAATTAGGGACATAGGGAATTTGGCCAATAAATTCAGCCGGGGGACTTTCCTTGAAAACCTAACTATCGAGTTGCCGGACGAAATTGAAGGAAAAAAACAGCATGTAGTGTTACTGGATTTTTCTACTGAGAAGCCTTTTTTACAAATAAAGATTGCTGAGGTTACTCCTGGGTTAACTGAAAAGGAATATTTGTGGATAGGAAATGCTGATGGGAACAGCCCGCAGTGGTATTTAACTACAAATAATTTAGCCTTCGTTTTGTCTCAGACTCTACCCAATATCATTAATATTATGCATGAAGACACCTTGTTGTACCAAAAAGCAAAACAGGTATTACAAATTTATTTTTTTGATACAAATGTCACTGTTGGGGCTGAACAAAGGTACCGATATGTTTTTAATTTGGATTTGTTAGTTGGGTATGAAGGGGATAAGTTAGCAGATATTTTGGCACTCCCCAAAAATCAGAAAAAGAAAGTCGAAGTAATTGAAAAGAATTTTAAAAAGTGGTTAAAGCAAAACTATTCCATTAGTGGCAAGGAGATCTGCCTATATGTAATACTTTTTGATGGTATGGCTGGGGCCAGGTTTTCTGAATATATGCAAAAAGTAGAAGAGATAAAAGTTGGTGAACTCTTTGATAAAAAGAGAGGAATTTGCACTGTTTGCGGAAAGGAGGAATTGATTACTGGAAATACAAGCCGAATGAAATTTAAGTACTATATTACGGATAAAGTCGGCTTTGCCAGCAATTTAAATAAAGAGGCTTTTCATAAGCACTACTCTTTTTGCCAGGAGTGTTATAAATCTGTTCTTCTCGCGGAGACTTTTATTCGTAATAACTTTTCCAGCCGTTTAGGGAAATTGGATCTGTACATAATACCTGGTTTTTTAAAGTCTCCCTTGTTGACTTCTACTCGATTTTACAACTGGGTAAAGTATGTGCCTGATAGCCTTAATTTTCTAAAAGGTTTAAGTGCAATTAACGAATTAGAGGGACAGATAGACGAATACATAAAGAACAGGGAATTTGACAATGAACTAATCTTTAATCTCCTGTTTTACCAGCGTAACAAAGCCGAGCTAAAGATTTTGAAGATGGTTAAGGATGTGCCACCCACCCGTTTCAGGGAAATAGCCTTAGCTTTTTTGGAGGTTAACAGGTCAAGTAACAAAGTTTTTCCCGCTATCAGTAGTCAATTGGCTTTGGACCTCAACCGGATATATTATTTGATTCCGCTTCAACAAGGAGAAAATAAACAAGGAGAAAATAAACACGAATATCGAAAATTTTTAACTTTCATTGAGGCAATCTTCGAAGGACGCCGTGTTCAACCTGCGTTCTTAATAAAACAATATCTGGAATTATTTAAAGTGTATGCATTCAGTAAAGAAAATTTTAATGTTGAACCAGGTGATTCTAGATTCTGGGACATTGAAATGGCTAAGGCTGGTTTGAAGGTGAATTATTTAAATTGTTTTTTAAAGAAGGTTGGTGTGCTAAAAATGACAGAGCCAATTGAAGTGGAAGGGTTACGGAAAGATGAAAATGAGTTTATTAAATCTATGGGGTATAACATACAACAAGCGTCACTGTTTCTACTGGGATACTTAATGGCTGAGGTGGCTAATGCTCAATATAACAGTAATTTAAATAGTAAGCCTATCTTGAACAAAATAGTTTATCAGGGTATGAGTAGCCGAAGGGTTGTTGCATTGGCAAATGAGGTTTTTAATAAATTAAGGCAATACAAAAGGTTAGATATTAATAACGAAAAGTATTTTTCGGTGATGAAGCAACTTTTAGACCATGAACTGGCAAATTGGACTTTAAGTGATAAAGAAAATGTATTCTATTTGCTATCTGGATACAGCTATTTAACAGGAAAAGTTATTAACGCTGGTATACAAAAAGAAAAAGGAGGAAAAGACGGTAATGAGCGAGTTGATCAAAAACAATAG
- the cas6 gene encoding CRISPR-associated endoribonuclease Cas6 has product MHICFSLRPEGSMEIPLQYNHIVQAAVYSSIDADLAAFLHDQGYQSGNRRFKLFAFSRLMGRFQIDKEKGTIRFFDEVRLVISSPVDQFCQSIANGMLTKGRLRLGTAEAEVEKLVVRQLKVGEERIAVRTLSPAVIRKTLYKPEGGRYSCYMQPGEPDYDTLLESNLRKKYEALYGQAAPEGNVKVRRLGRGDMRLVNYKNTVIKGYTGVMELSGPTELLQMAVDAGLGSKNSQGFGCVEVVER; this is encoded by the coding sequence ATGCACATATGTTTTTCTTTGCGTCCTGAGGGGAGTATGGAGATTCCTCTGCAGTATAATCATATTGTCCAGGCGGCTGTGTACAGTTCCATAGATGCAGACCTGGCAGCTTTTCTGCATGACCAGGGGTATCAAAGCGGTAACCGGCGGTTCAAACTTTTTGCCTTTTCACGCCTGATGGGGAGGTTTCAGATTGACAAGGAAAAAGGCACAATCAGGTTTTTTGATGAAGTGAGGCTGGTGATTTCCTCACCGGTTGATCAATTTTGCCAGTCCATAGCTAACGGTATGTTGACCAAAGGCCGGTTGAGGCTGGGTACGGCCGAGGCGGAGGTGGAAAAACTGGTTGTGCGGCAGCTTAAAGTGGGGGAGGAGAGAATAGCCGTCCGGACTCTTTCGCCGGCTGTAATCCGCAAAACTTTATATAAGCCTGAAGGTGGACGGTATTCCTGTTATATGCAACCGGGGGAACCGGATTATGATACTTTGCTGGAAAGTAATCTGCGCAAGAAGTATGAGGCCCTGTACGGACAGGCTGCGCCGGAAGGAAATGTGAAAGTGCGCAGGTTGGGAAGGGGGGATATGCGGCTGGTGAATTATAAGAATACGGTGATCAAGGGATATACCGGGGTAATGGAACTGTCCGGGCCGACGGAACTGCTGCAGATGGCGGTGGATGCAGGGTTGGGCAGCAAGAACAGCCAGGGATTTGGCTGTGTGGAGGTGGTTGAAAGATAA
- the cas5 gene encoding CRISPR-associated protein Cas5, with product MKKIIVFDIRGPAAHFRKYFTNSSSLSYAFPPRTVITGMIGAILGLERDSYYELLSPDTAQVALKINCQVRKIMQTIKFINTKQLNWVNGYGGPTMIPTEIVVPQEGKELVYRVYFSHKDERIQKNLLEKLEHGPIFPLFLGRSEFLANPVLVGEFTAEPSQGAEVQTVVNMSLIEGQSLVFQPDAGKNLIYLKEQMPYAFGPGRKLIEICNMLYERSCQGITARFKTSPYYIDELDETLLFMEEGV from the coding sequence ATGAAAAAGATCATCGTATTCGATATTCGGGGACCAGCTGCTCATTTCAGGAAGTATTTTACCAATTCATCTTCTTTAAGCTATGCCTTTCCGCCCCGGACTGTTATCACCGGCATGATAGGCGCCATCTTAGGCCTAGAACGTGATTCGTACTATGAACTGTTAAGCCCTGATACAGCTCAGGTAGCGCTTAAAATTAATTGCCAAGTAAGAAAAATAATGCAAACCATAAAATTTATTAATACTAAGCAGCTTAATTGGGTTAATGGCTATGGTGGCCCGACCATGATACCGACAGAGATTGTTGTTCCGCAAGAAGGAAAAGAGTTAGTATACCGGGTATACTTTTCCCATAAAGATGAACGGATTCAAAAGAATTTGTTGGAAAAGCTAGAACATGGCCCTATATTCCCTCTTTTTTTGGGTAGGAGTGAGTTTTTGGCCAATCCTGTGCTTGTTGGAGAATTTACAGCGGAACCGAGTCAGGGTGCAGAAGTCCAGACAGTGGTAAACATGAGTCTTATAGAAGGTCAAAGCCTAGTTTTTCAGCCTGATGCTGGTAAGAACCTGATCTATTTAAAGGAGCAAATGCCTTATGCCTTTGGTCCGGGTCGAAAATTAATTGAAATATGCAACATGCTTTACGAACGGTCATGCCAAGGCATCACGGCCAGGTTTAAAACATCTCCTTATTACATTGATGAATTGGACGAGACCTTGCTTTTTATGGAAGAAGGGGTTTAA
- a CDS encoding CRISPR-associated helicase/endonuclease Cas3 codes for MDFYSHFDQETNYHKYLNDHLAEVAGQMMTNLQDLPALSWEIVKPAVTVIGLGHDFGKYTTFFQDYLVKRKNCGALSYHGFISAVWTASHLLELQYSDQYRYIPLIGYMAVLHHHGNLTHPLNFLASERSLQQVATLCKDNLRNRLEIMNRQLDDLQKNSIVIDKEMKYLMDTYVKPGIYMGVSAFAEKVHKTIGKLFFLYDDLIMGEDSVDDGHVGYLTYLQLLYIYSLLIDADKKNAAGLEEVKRFALNYSIVEKYRKVAYPSPKKQVDFHRNEVYQRVMENMEQRFRDSKIFTITAPTGSGKTISGFAAALKLRELIKSTKSKLSGGAGISGAEVLSKADQESRIIYSLPFTSIIDQNYDVLKEMLEQNVPAYKDNKDAFLMKHHHLSEVNYKIDGENISLDHALLNVEAWNSEIIVTTFVQLFHTVFGYTNKMLKKFHRLAGSIILMDEVQSIPAEYWGAVRQLLKLMTEYLDCRIILMTATKPLIFEDNESIELAGNSEEITKLFKAFDRVTLRYYGENQTIDEFVRYFGSCYDPNKSYLLVMNTIKSSLELFTNLKQNLEGIAPIFYLSTNVTPKDRHKKLNQIKEKLKNREKVIIVSTQVVEAGVDIDVDEVFRDLAPIDSIIQCAGRCNRNKMRSRGTIEVVNLMTDNGQDYASKVYGPLLINEARDLLKKYPCIDEKDFGQMVSNYFINLVRGKRLSSKKSLDLLDAVKNLSFNGSPSAGCGNISEFCLIRELPFYVDVFIEQDEEAQAVWDDYETTVLSEHDPLVRRKNYMQIKAKLARYIISIPERDRQESNILGLQAYGRLYRLPNEYWKSYYDSETGFKRASLRAETFEIL; via the coding sequence TTGGATTTTTATTCTCATTTTGACCAAGAAACCAATTACCATAAGTACCTCAATGATCATTTGGCCGAGGTAGCCGGTCAGATGATGACTAACCTACAGGACTTACCTGCTTTGAGCTGGGAAATAGTGAAACCGGCTGTTACGGTTATTGGTTTAGGACATGATTTTGGCAAATATACTACCTTTTTCCAGGATTATCTTGTTAAAAGAAAAAACTGTGGGGCTTTAAGTTATCATGGCTTTATTTCAGCTGTGTGGACAGCGAGTCATCTCCTCGAGTTGCAATATTCCGATCAATACCGGTATATCCCACTGATTGGATACATGGCTGTGCTGCATCATCATGGGAATCTTACTCATCCTCTGAATTTTTTAGCTTCGGAAAGGAGTCTCCAACAAGTTGCAACTCTTTGTAAAGATAATCTTAGAAATAGATTGGAGATAATGAACCGCCAATTAGATGATTTGCAAAAGAACTCCATTGTTATTGACAAAGAAATGAAATATCTAATGGATACCTATGTTAAACCTGGTATTTACATGGGAGTGTCAGCCTTTGCCGAGAAAGTGCATAAAACTATTGGAAAATTATTTTTTCTCTATGACGACCTGATTATGGGTGAGGATAGCGTTGACGATGGACATGTGGGGTATCTAACATATCTTCAGCTCCTCTATATTTATTCTCTTCTTATCGATGCAGATAAAAAAAATGCTGCTGGATTAGAAGAAGTTAAACGTTTTGCGTTAAATTATAGTATTGTGGAAAAATATCGTAAAGTTGCTTATCCAAGCCCTAAGAAACAGGTTGACTTTCATCGCAATGAAGTATATCAAAGAGTCATGGAGAACATGGAACAGAGATTCAGGGATTCTAAAATATTTACTATTACAGCTCCTACTGGAAGCGGCAAGACTATTAGCGGTTTTGCTGCTGCCTTAAAACTCCGCGAACTAATTAAATCTACGAAAAGTAAACTATCAGGGGGGGCAGGGATTTCTGGAGCAGAAGTTTTATCAAAAGCTGACCAAGAAAGTAGAATAATCTATTCTCTGCCTTTTACTTCCATTATTGACCAAAACTATGATGTGCTGAAAGAAATGCTGGAACAAAATGTTCCGGCATATAAAGATAATAAAGATGCTTTTCTCATGAAACATCATCATTTAAGTGAAGTTAATTACAAGATTGATGGAGAAAATATCTCGTTGGATCATGCTCTCCTTAATGTCGAAGCATGGAACAGTGAAATTATAGTAACAACTTTTGTTCAGCTATTTCATACAGTTTTTGGCTATACAAATAAAATGCTAAAAAAGTTTCACCGCTTGGCTGGAAGTATTATATTAATGGACGAGGTTCAAAGTATTCCGGCGGAATATTGGGGAGCTGTAAGGCAATTATTAAAGCTAATGACCGAATATTTGGATTGTAGAATTATTTTAATGACTGCTACTAAACCTCTTATTTTTGAAGATAACGAATCAATTGAATTGGCAGGAAACAGTGAAGAAATTACTAAGTTGTTTAAAGCTTTTGACCGGGTTACATTGCGTTATTATGGGGAAAATCAAACGATAGACGAGTTTGTTCGATATTTTGGGTCTTGCTATGACCCAAACAAATCATATTTGTTAGTAATGAACACTATCAAAAGTTCTTTAGAGCTTTTTACTAATCTTAAACAAAATCTTGAAGGAATTGCACCGATATTTTATCTGTCAACTAATGTAACACCTAAAGACAGACACAAAAAGTTAAATCAAATAAAAGAAAAACTGAAAAACCGTGAAAAAGTAATTATTGTCTCAACTCAGGTTGTAGAGGCAGGAGTTGACATCGATGTAGATGAAGTATTCAGGGATTTGGCTCCGATAGATTCGATTATTCAGTGTGCTGGCAGGTGTAATCGCAATAAAATGAGGTCACGAGGTACAATAGAAGTGGTAAATCTAATGACAGACAATGGCCAAGATTATGCCAGTAAGGTATATGGACCGCTTCTGATAAATGAGGCTAGGGATTTGTTGAAAAAATACCCTTGTATAGATGAAAAGGATTTTGGACAAATGGTTAGCAACTATTTCATAAATTTAGTTAGGGGAAAACGTTTGTCATCGAAAAAATCTTTAGATCTCCTGGACGCAGTGAAAAACTTATCTTTTAATGGTTCTCCCAGTGCAGGATGTGGCAATATTAGCGAATTCTGTCTGATTAGAGAGCTTCCATTCTATGTTGATGTATTTATAGAACAAGATGAAGAGGCTCAGGCTGTTTGGGATGATTATGAAACAACAGTTTTGTCAGAACATGACCCTCTAGTTAGGCGAAAAAACTATATGCAGATTAAAGCCAAATTAGCTAGATATATTATTTCTATTCCTGAGAGGGACCGGCAGGAAAGTAACATTTTAGGTTTACAGGCCTATGGCCGGCTCTATCGCTTACCCAATGAATATTGGAAGAGTTATTATGATTCTGAAACAGGTTTTAAACGTGCTTCACTAAGGGCAGAGACCTTTGAAATACTTTGA
- the cas7b gene encoding type I-B CRISPR-associated protein Cas7/Csh2 produces the protein MSELIKNNSDILFIYDAKLCNPNGDPDDENRPRMDYEKEINLVSDVRLKRYIRDYLQDKGKEIFVTKVDDRTVDATTRLKILLKKDEITKDDIPAILEKLVDVRLFGATMTIKANDGGGSSGSSITFTGPVQFNWGYSLNRVELIESSAITSRFSSNEGNEQGTIGRDYRLYYSLIAFHGIVSARRATYTKLETETLEQLDEALVKAIPLAATRSKIGQYPCLYLRVEYIDNQTFLGDLRNYIEVYPKTGLRDRKDLQLEIGSLVSLLKSRKEKVNQVKLYMNPELNTHVNGKPTKTDKALVDAIGVEKVFVIKD, from the coding sequence ATGAGCGAGTTGATCAAAAACAATAGTGACATTTTATTTATTTATGATGCTAAACTATGCAATCCAAATGGGGATCCGGATGACGAAAACAGGCCCCGGATGGATTATGAAAAAGAAATTAATCTGGTTTCTGACGTGAGATTGAAAAGATATATACGAGATTACCTTCAGGACAAAGGGAAGGAAATATTTGTCACCAAGGTTGATGACCGAACTGTTGATGCGACTACCCGCTTAAAGATATTATTGAAAAAAGACGAAATAACAAAGGATGACATTCCGGCTATTTTAGAAAAGCTGGTTGATGTGCGACTTTTTGGGGCCACTATGACTATTAAAGCTAATGATGGAGGAGGTTCCAGTGGTAGTTCGATTACATTTACCGGGCCGGTACAGTTTAACTGGGGGTATTCTTTAAATCGTGTTGAATTGATAGAATCGAGTGCAATTACATCTAGGTTTAGTTCAAATGAGGGCAACGAACAGGGTACAATTGGCAGGGATTACCGTTTATATTATTCTTTAATTGCATTTCATGGCATTGTTTCTGCCCGTCGGGCAACTTATACCAAATTAGAAACGGAGACGTTAGAGCAATTGGATGAAGCATTGGTCAAGGCAATTCCCTTAGCAGCTACCAGGAGTAAAATTGGACAATATCCGTGCCTGTATCTACGGGTTGAGTATATTGATAATCAAACTTTTTTAGGAGATCTGCGAAATTATATAGAAGTATACCCTAAAACAGGGCTAAGAGATAGAAAAGACTTGCAACTGGAAATAGGTAGCCTTGTAAGTCTTCTAAAAAGCAGAAAAGAAAAAGTTAACCAAGTAAAGCTGTATATGAATCCTGAATTGAATACTCATGTAAACGGCAAACCAACCAAAACTGACAAAGCACTGGTAGATGCGATAGGAGTTGAGAAGGTATTTGTAATAAAGGACTAG
- the cas4 gene encoding CRISPR-associated protein Cas4, with the protein MLVTNQQDLHITGTLIWYYFICHREVWLMARNLVPDQDNPNVDLGRFIQEQTYPREKKEISLGHIKLDIVHKGKDGLVIGEVKKSSKFEASARMQLAYYLAELEKAGLTAKGELRFPKEKRRETVELTDELRAKLDAAVRDILRIVYLDGPPPPVRVRWCKNCAYAEFCWS; encoded by the coding sequence ATGCTCGTGACCAACCAACAGGACCTCCACATCACCGGCACCCTTATCTGGTACTACTTCATCTGCCACCGCGAGGTGTGGCTCATGGCTCGTAACTTGGTGCCGGACCAGGACAACCCAAACGTGGACCTGGGCAGGTTTATCCAGGAGCAGACATACCCCCGCGAGAAAAAAGAAATCAGCCTGGGCCACATCAAGCTTGATATTGTACATAAAGGTAAGGACGGGCTGGTTATCGGCGAAGTGAAAAAAAGCTCCAAATTCGAGGCCAGCGCGCGCATGCAATTGGCTTATTATTTGGCAGAACTGGAAAAAGCAGGTCTTACGGCGAAAGGGGAACTTCGGTTTCCCAAGGAGAAAAGACGGGAAACAGTGGAATTGACGGATGAACTAAGGGCCAAACTGGATGCAGCGGTCCGGGACATTTTACGCATTGTCTATCTGGACGGGCCTCCACCGCCTGTCAGGGTCAGGTGGTGCAAAAACTGCGCTTATGCGGAATTCTGTTGGTCATAA